The DNA region NNNNNNNNNNNNNNNNNNNNNNNNNNNNNNNNNNNNNNNNNNNNNNNNNNNNNNNNNNNNNNNNNNNNNNNNNNNNNNNNNNNNNNNNNNNNNNNNNNNNNNNNNNNNNNNNNNNNNNNNNNNNNNNNNNNNNNNNNNNNNNNNNNNNNNNNNNNNNNNNNNNNNNNNNNNNNNNNNNNNNNNNNNNNNNNNNNNNNNNNNNNNNNNNNNNNNNNNNNNNNNNNNNNNNNNNNNNNNNNNNNNNNNNNNNNNNNNNNNNNNNNNNNNNNNNNNNNNNNNNNNNNNNNNNNNNNNNNNNNNNNNNNNNNNNNNNNNNNNNNNNNNNNNNNNNNNNNNNNNNNNNNNNNNNNNNNNNNNNNNNNNNNNNNNNNNNNNNNNNNNNNNNNNNNNNNNNNNNNNNNNNNNNNNNNNNNNNNNNNNNNNNNNNNNNNNNNNNNNNNNNNNNNNNNNNNNNNNNNNNNNNNNNNNNNNNNNNNNNNNNNNNNNNNNNNNNNNNNNNNNNNNNNNNNNNNNNNNNNNNNNNNNNNNNNNNNNNNNNNNNNNtatatatatatatatatatatatatatatatatatatagattctagTATTCTACGTTCAAAAGTGTACGTTTGGGTTTGCATTTATACGTTATTACTGTCacaatttaaataacaaaaaaagaaaagctcaGATAATTTCTATTCTCTAAAATCAAACATACGTTTCCATTCaattatttcagattttgtttgttactttttcCATTCCACTTCCATTTCGTTTTTGCGTTTGCTGTTTATAATTTCTGCAATTTATATAgccctttatttttttttgNATATAAGTGAGGTATTGCATTGAAGCCCACTCCATTGGGATTGTTCCCGAAAGGTAGTTTCGACACAAGTCTCTGCAAAGTGCAAACAAGAGCAAATGCCATTAGAAatactacaacaaaaaaaaaagatataattaaggcgaattaagataatttaattagagtAGACAATATATCAGTTTATTAAatttcttgtaaaaaaaaacttagaaatatCCATTTGGTTAAACAAGGCCTATTGTATACTATCAGTTGGTTAAATATCCATTTGAAAAACAACGTAATGATATGATACAATAACTAAATGCTTTATTAAAATNAATCAAACATACGTTTCCATTCaattatttcagattttgtttgttactttttcCATTCCACTTCCATTTCGTTTTTGCGTTTGCTGTTTATAATTTCTGCAATTTATATAgccctttatttttttttgttttttcctttttgaaaaAGAAGCCCTTTGTTTTCTTAACATGTATTGTAACCATGTCTTGCAAATTGAAAAACATCGAATTaactaatcatatatatctGAACTTACATTCTCCGGAGATATCGAAGCTTGACTAACTGAGGTGGAAGTTTTCCAGGAAGACTCATGGTCTTAAGATctctgtttttataatttttttttattatgcagaaaaaagtatattaagatagaagagaagaaagactaAACGAAGAAAAGACTAAAGAATAACACTCACATTTCTGTAATATGACATGTGGCGTTGTTACAATCACAAACAATGGTGTTGTTCATCTCCGGAACAAACTCAATTTCTGGTATGGTCATCAGTTTTCCTTTAGGACAAGGGTATCCGTTGCTTAGGTTCAACCGTCTCGTGAGTCCAAGTGTAATAGCTATCTCCTTTAGAGCATTCACTACAtcaatataacaacaaacaaatcgaTTGtgtatacaaattatttatatgtacTGATTACAGATGACTATGTTTTGTAAGAATTTTCCAAAATGGCGATTCTTCTTGTACATTCATCTGGAGGAAGAGCTTGCGAAGAGGCCACTGTTATATTTGTGAGGGAACTTGTGATGATGGTgataaacagaagaaaactTGAGAAGGCGATCGACATATCTCGGTAGAAACTGTGTATGTAGTACTGATTTTTTGTATGtgtatttgtttagttaatgAAAAATCTCTCATCAACAAGCCAAAAAACAGTTACTTATATAACATCAATTATCTATTAGCTAGGGTCCTCATGGGTTGTCGGTGACTAGAGAGAGTAGAGATATAGGCGGTGAATGGAAACCCTTTAAATGcgtatttcaattatttttaggAAATCTGTATCAAGTCACCAATCACACACTTACTTAGTAATTTGCGtttttcataaaaagtaaaaaaaaaaacagttggtgtttttgtagtagtagtaattaAATATGGACCACACTTTTTTTCTTCAGCAACTAGATACCTAGCCGTATTCTAATAACGCATATGATcgaacaattttttatttttttattttgttatttatttaatgattaGAATTATGTTAATATACtcctattttaattataattctatgttaaactttttttcaattttaaaatttttaaaagttctcataaataaattacttttttgtcaaaaaatacattatttctccacaaattataaaataatcatttaaatataaaatagatttATAGACAATAAAAACTGTAGtcaattttaatcaaaatatatgattaaattatatcattcaaaaagtataatatctattttaattagatttaaaattttgaaaaagaaataatagtTTTCTCAAGAAACgaatttatgtttaaaacaatatatttcttCACTAGTAACAATATACATGATTAcatgattaatttaatattttttggttttaaaagtttacaaataatagcaataaaaaataatttaatttataatatatttccttataatctttatttataatttgtatttataatatataattatactaattattaatacaataatatgaaatccgcaCCACAAGTAGtttttaccaatcaaacattattatgTATCGCTTATTTTACattaaccgcacttgtcccacAAATACATTTGTTCCGCACATACCGCAGTATCAAATCGTTTATCTCGCATAACCAAATTCAGTGTTACTATTCGGACCTATATATCGACgaaaagtccaaaaaaaaaatgtgaatgtcGAGTTGATAGGAGTGAATAGTGATGTTCATAATTAGTGgatgtttcttttttgaaaacGAGGAATGATattgatgtttctttttttttgtatgtgttacttttcaaattaattttaaatctatGTCGAAAAGCAAATGGTAAACACATAATCACATTCACATCACTACGTACACATCACCCCATCTAATACAGTACTACCAAGATAAAGCATTTATTAAAGTGAtgtccaaaataaataaaagaagaacgCATTTAAAGTATGTTCCCAGGACGAAGATTCAAAGTAAGCGCGGTGAAGATTCAAAGTCAACTTTGGTATAAGGGAATTTTTGGATCTCAATTTAATTTATCTGTTATAAGACAAACTTTCCAAGTATCACACGTTCGCAGCGAATCAGCGATATGAGATTCTAAACTTTAATTAGACCACAACGATAACCTTAGACTCCCTCGTGTAGAGAATATCAAAGAGTTTTAGTTATTTTCCAGTGAAAACAATGGATTCAGGAATGCATGAGCATAGATCATAACGAAGTTCAGAGGATAACGTAATCGACACGTCATAGTGAGAAGAAAAGATGATGGCTTAAACGGCAAGTCAGCACTGTACACAGTCTAAAATGGTCGACTCTATCTCAGTTTCACCTTCAAACATCTTCACAACTTCCGACATGCTTGTCCTTACTACTCATTCATGTCGGGGACGGGAGACGGGGacttattttaggaaaaaatgtGAAACCTTGTGCGAGGGGTGGGGATGAGGGTTTATGCTATGGATTCTATCGAAATTTTAAGGTTGACGAAACTATGTGATAAATCAGAAGCTTTGGGAGAAGCAGAGGTTGTTCACCAATGCATAGTTGCTCTGGTTTCTCATTCTGATGTTAACTCGCGCAATGTAATAATGGAGATGTTTCTGGTTACGGATGTGTTGATGATGCACTTATTGAAATGTGATCTAAATTTAAAGTATTTGtcggtttttattttctaatcaaTTTGGGGGTTTCACTTTCTGTTTCAATTGTagttacattttattttctatataatcaCGTAATCTCTTATTCATCTCTAATCAATTTGGGGgttttaatttctgttttaacttttaattgcagttacattttattttctatataatcaCATAGTCTCATTTATTTCTAATCAACTTGGGGGTTTTAATTGTAAGACATAATGAGTCTATGGCATTAATGAGTGAagttacattttattttctatatatataatcatgtaCTCTCATTCATTTCTAATCAATTTGAgagtttcaatttttgttttaattgtaagaTATAATGATTAATGGGTGCAGTTACATTTTACTTTCTATATCATATAATCATGTGGTCTCTTTCATTCCTAATCATATGAGAAAATTCAGACAATAAAATAGCATTCAACAAAAGTATTATTGTTCTCTGTTCAGAggcctctgtttttttttttttggaagtatTAGAGATCTCTGTTCTACtatcttttttctaaaattgtGGTATAAGAGGTTTCGGTCCCTTTGATCTTGATCTTATTCAGCACAACATAATCATAAGACAAAGACGATGGATTGAAATGCAAGTCATTACCAGTACACTCTAGGATTTGATAATACAAGTTCTATCTTAGTCTCTCCTTCAAGCATCTTTACAACTTCGTGAAACCTTGATCATTCTCTCTGCCTCCTTCACTCTAACTGTAACTGATCATTTCCCTACTcgaatttttattctttttcaatagaaaaaatgtttagaaaaaaatgatatatatagttaatgaaGAAAATTGTTTCTGCAGGGTCacttatgtaaaaaataaactcTAGATTTGCTTAAATGACCATATTCATATAGTTAATCCAATCAATGTTCCATTTTATGTCATCCGAGTCAATCCAATTTGTAATGGAAATGAGTTCGGAAGAAATGTTCAACCAAAGTGAGAACAAAGAGACTtccataaaaatatttgatttgagtTTGACAAACATTCATAAGAGATACATACATGTGCTTTTGGACGTACATTAATTTTAGCTTATAGTACAGCTCCAGACAAATTTAGTGATATAACTATAACTTTAGGAATATAACCTCACAAGCCTCTCATAAAGTAATAAGAAAAAAGGTAACGTGCACAGCTTTTGATTTTACTGAGACGAGGATGGTTATTCTACGGTTGGAGTTTGGATCACGGATTGTGGGTATAATGGGTAGAGatcagaaacagaggattttattgttgttgttgttgtttggtcgGTCAGACCAGACGTGCTCGAGCTACCATGTGTATCAAAGTCACTCAGCTTTGACATGCTCCAGTTTTCTCCATATAAACCAGGATCTGACATAACCTTTGGTATTTCGATCTCTCCCTGGAGCATTTTAACAGCATCTGACATTGCTGGCCTCAAGGAAGGGGATGAGTTTGTGCAAATGAGAGCAACTTTGATCATTCTTATGGCTTCATCGCTGTTGAACTCACCTTCGAGCTTTGAATCTATGATCTCCATTATATCCCCTGTCTGTTGCAGCGTCAATGCCTGTGATTTGATATAACAAAAGGGGTTAAAGTTAAGTTatggaaaaagaaattaatacagAATGGcctaaagagaaagaaaagctcCATTGTTACCCAATTGATAAGCGAGACGTGATCAACACTTCCCTTCTGTTTCGCATTATTTTTTCCACTAACAATTTCTATTGCCACAACACCGAAGCTGTAAACGTCTGCTTTCTCTGTCAGTTGACCCCATAATGCATATTCAGGAGCCATATATCCGCTGCAGCATTAGAGAAACCAAGAATGAGGTATTTTTTAAACCATGATGCGGTTTTAGTTTTACGTTCTACTTCTATATATACTTACATGGTTCCTGCAATTTTGGTGCTAATGTGACTGTCTTCTGATTCATGGAGCCTAGCCAACCCAAAATCAGATATCTTTGCATTAAGGCCGGCATCTAGAAGCACATTAGTTGTTTTTATGTCACGGTGAACCATCTTCATCGTCGATCCTTCGTGGAGGAATGCAAGACCTCTTGCGATTCCAACACAGATTTTTTGTCTTGCTTTCCAGTCCAGTTTCAAGGAACCCTTTCCTGGAAATGGATGTTAACCAAAGTGATATTACACTACATTACATATAATAACATTGACGCTTGATTTAAAAATGTAATGAGAAACATTCATGCATTTAAATTACCAAACAAGGCAAGAGCAAGAGAGTTATTTTCCATGTACTCATACACGAGCAGCAATTGATCTTTGTCGACACAGCAACCATAAAGCTTGACAAGGTTTGGATGATTCAGACCTGAGATCATTCCTATCTCATTCACAAATTCGCGGTTTCCTTGGCATGACTTAGAAGAAAGTTGCTTGACTGCTATCATAGTTCCATCCGACAGTTCTCCCTGCAATATATAAGTTTCTCATATCAGTAACCTTCCTACTAATGCCATATTCTCTCAGGTATGTGCCTACGGTTTGAGAAGAACTTGGTCTATGATCATTTAGCATACTTTGAATACAGATCCGAAACCTCCTTCTCCGAGTTTGTTGGCTTCATCAAAATTGTTTGTTGCAGCTTGTAGTTGCCTCCAAGTAAAGCAAACCGTTTGTAGACTCTCGGCTCTCAGATCTGTGTGATCACGTTCACAACCGAAAAACATTACTAATGCTAATGCTAATACGAAATGGTTTCATATatacctctttctttctttttattgtgtCTAATCCATCTTCTCCTAGCATATATTCCCAAAGCCAAGAGAATTGCTACAAAGGCACCCAAAACCCCCATAATTAGGAGGTAATTCATGGGATGTTTTATTTTCTCCGCTGCAAAATGAGACACAACATAAgtgtaaatatgttttttttttgttatccattatagaaagatttttttttttaagtatttttttgttttgtttttggacctCCACAACGTGGCTCCAGACCTGAAATTTTAGATGATGAATACTAAAGTAAGGTCACTGAAGCAGAGAATTGAGATTGTTAAGTAAACTGAAGTCTGACGAGCTGAGGAGAAGGCTACTTACTGTGATGACACAAGGAAATTGCAGAGATAAGGGGACCATAATTTCCTCTTTCAGGAATAAGGGTTGTCCCTTTCCCTGCCCAATAAAACCGAATCTCTAACAAATGATCCGTCACATTGACATTCATACTTTTCACAACAGGCTTCAGAGTATAGTTAGCCTCCTCTTTGATGTTAAAGTCTTTCAAAACCAATTCATCCTAACAAgtgagataatataaaataatgtgaCTTCCAATTCCATGCaccttaattattttcaaatatgattacaaaaagttaaattatatattcagtATATGTTTGTGTTTTACCTGAACATAGACATCAAATATGCGCCTACCGACATGAGTGTATAGTTCGTTGTTTAAAAACTGAAGCTCCATAAAATGGAGTTTCACATCGTAGGCTCCATTTTCCAAGCAAAACGCATaataaacgagagagagagcagatCGACGTGCAGTCTTATAAAGATCATGAGGATAATCTCCAGATAGTGTTGAAGTATTTGAAATGGAGTACACATCATCCTTACTTCCATTATCGGTAAAGTCACCTGTGTTACTGACTCCCCAGTTTCCGAAGTGCTGATTTGATGCAGAGGTGGTTTGACGACTGTTATCAGTTTGATAAGTTGTTTTACCAAAGGAGTTTGTGATAGTTACATTTTCTCCACCACAATTTATATGCAGTGATCGCTGATCTACAATCCATATAATAAGTATTACCATCAGTAGTTAAAAAACTAATGCATGTTAGAGAGATATAAATCAGAGCGGCTAGCTCAGTACAAACTTACATTTGTTGCATTGGATTGGAGCCGCCCATGGAAGAATCCCAGTTCTGTATGACAAGGCGATCAAAATAATTAGGCATCTCAAaatactatttaattattgcCATATATGAAAGTAAGATGTTGTTAAGCTTGATTTGTTATTGTAGcaaattggagaagaagagtgtACTTACAAATTGTTCTTCAAATATGAGCTCCGGTATTTGTTAATGTTACTGATCATTCAACAGAAAGTGagagcataaacaaataaatatatagaaaacagaACTATCACTTCTACCATAATTTCATGCACGTACGTACCTCTCCTGGCAGTTAGACGACCATGAGAAATTGTTATAAGAGAGATCGCTGTGAAGATTCACCAAACATAGAAAAACCGACAAGAAGATATATTAGTTGACATGCATGGCAGAAAAATAATCAAGCTATACATACAAAACAAGTTAAGGCCTGGAACGTACATATAAGATTTGCTGTTGCTCAAAGCACCAGATTCAATGTTTCCAGAAAGCAAATTGCCAGTCAAATAGCTAAAAGAACATGTTAAACGGTAAATAAATTATACAGAGTAGTTCTGTTGTACGTGTTCACATTAAAAGGCTTCGAAAGACAAAGATTATAGCACTTACGTCTTTTTTGGAAGGTTTTGTAGTTGAATTTCACCAGTCAATTTGTTAAACGATAAATCACTGCAGCAAACCACGTATTacgtatataataataataaatgaatttgcttatttatagtttttgcaaacattcataaatatatttttctcatacTTGCCTATCTCTAACAACAAGTTATCTTTCTCTATCGATGCCACATACAAAAAGTACAAAACTCATAAAATAGGGGCCCAAACCAATGTTTTATGTACACACTACACAGTACACTATACAcacttctcagttctcaccGAAATAAAACGTACACTATACACACTTAGTCCTACGCAAAACTACTCCGCAAGTAAACTTaaacaagctttttttttttattaaaaaaaaaagctagtttGGATATATGTTTCAAAGTTACAAACACTTTTAAAATGTAATCAAGGAAACTTACAGAGTCTTTAGAGTTGTCATATCCCATATGTAAGGAGGAATTGGACCAGACAAATTCACATTCCTCAAAATCCTGTAACAACCGGAGGAGTTTAAGTTTAACATCCTCGCTCAGATGAAATCAAGCCTCAAGACGAGACACATAAAGcttcataggtaaaaaaaaaacatacagatGTTTGAGTTTGTTAGGTAGTTTTGGAAACGAGTTTATCCCAGTCGTATCACTAATGCTCCTGCATATTGCTCGAAACGTCAGTATAATTTCAATGTTAGTTTTGGTAATCTATATTGAAAATAGTTCATTACAGTTCAGTAAGATTTTCTAGGCGGGCCACTGCATCAGGAACAGGTCCTTTCAGTCCACATGCGTATATATCTCTGTAAATCATAACCGACAACACATGTTAGAATGACACAGAAACACAAACTATATAGGAGATTAATTAGAAATAGTGATGATGGACAATCTTACAGCCTTTGAAGACGAGACCAGTTGCCGATATATTCTGGGATGGTGCCAGTAAAGTTATTGTCAGATATCCTACTGCATAATGAAAACAAACAGAACTAGTTTAGAGCTTTGTTAAACTTATCTTCTGGACTATCTCTTCACATCCTTAAGTACCATACCTACAGTGAGGAACACTCTCAAAGCAAAAATCCTAATCAACATGTATTCATGTGTTAATCATCTTCAAGTCTAATTATTTAAGAAGAGCATTTCCATTTAAAAAGGCAAAAAGCCTTTTGAAAACTGTTTCATAGCGAAGTAGAGCAACAACTTACAATTTCTCAAGGTTGACTAGTTTAGCGAAAGAGGTAGGAAGGCTTCCAGTAAATTGATTGGACGCAAGTTCCCTGCAAAACACGGTTTCACAAAAAGGATCAAAACTgtatttttcccaaaaaaaaaaaaaaacaaaaaaagactatatatatatattctgctTTTTTCACAAATGGTTAAGATGCATAAGGGATCTTACAATGTTATTAGGTTGGTCAAATTACCAAGCTCATCAGGAATCGTACCAGAGAAATTGTTGGCTTCAACCGCTCTGAAATTTTTACTCTAATGTGTTAGATGTAATTAAAAGGCACCATACAGATGAGGAACTATTAGAGACGTACAAAAACGTCAGATTCTTGAGATTTTGCAACTCAGGTGGTAACTTTCCAGACAACTGATTAGCGGCGAGCGAgctgggagaaaaaaaaaaaaaatcaaaatcaaaatacgTACAGGCATGCAAAACATGAAGATAAAGAAACATcgggaagaaagaagagagaaggagcTAACATTTTCGTAAGGTATGGCATTGAACCCCACTCCATCGGGATTGTACCCGAAAGGTAGTTTCGGGTCAAGCATCtgcaaacaagaacaaaaacgagCTAGAATATTTGCCCATCACTCTCGTTGATCACAGTTCTGTTGATCTCTCCATTTATATTTGGAGTAAAGTATTGTGAGTATTTATAAGCCTAAAATATTGGTATAGTcgattgttttgatttattttctccAAAAGTGTAACTATTTAACTTATAAGCGAAATTGTGGAGCTTTTTTTGGTCGATTAGTTTTAAAATCTATTCAAAGATTTTTGGTAGTTAATTATGAATCACCCGTTTAAAAATTGATTATCAAATTCATGAAGGTATAAATTGTGATTGTTTTATACGaaattttaatgaatatataaataaatttaataatatcagatatttggaatatatatctaaatatatttcatatatgtttattattttcatgaagattgaatattaaattataatgttttttaaataaaataaaatcaaaactgCTGACAAAAACTCTTACAGCATGTATGAATATACGTATATTCATACGTTTTTTAAACAAGTAGTATCGTTTTaactgtaattttttattttgttttgcacGTTTTTGTACTTTAAATGTAAACTCTTAGACAAAATTTCAGACTGTCAACCTTGAAGTCACCTAAAGTCACAACTTACTGGTAATCGGTTGctttactttaaaaataaagCTTTTTGTAAGGCATAATTTATTCATAATTATACAAACTAGAAGAAACCTGTTAAGTAAAAAAGCTAACGTAAAAAACTTGTCTATGCTAAGCTtgattaaaaatggaaaaaaaaacaaatacccTCAAatactaaaacaagttttatgagcaatctcctatatattaatagagaagcattccCACACAAAATGCTGACATATCGCACTCACATAGCTCCAGAcactatttcctttatttgtcattagcttttaataatatttacatccgttttccaaaaatataattaaaacNTGAGGAACTATTAGAGACGTACAAAAACGTCAGATTCTTGAGATTTTGCAACTCAGGTGGTAACTTTCCAGACAACTGATTAGCGGCGAGCGAGCtgggagaaaataaaaaaaaatcaaaatcaaaatacgTACAGGCATGCAAAACATGAAGATAAAGAAACATcgggaagaaagaagagagaaggagcTAACATTTTCGTAAGGTATGGCATTGAACCCCACTCCATCGGGATTGTGCCCGAAAGGTAGTTTCGGGCCAAGCCTCtgcaaacaagaacaaaaacgagTTAGAATATTTGCCCATCACTCTCGTTGATCACAATTCTCTGGCTATAGTGCTACGTACAGGTTCTCTGTATCTCTCCATTTATATTTGGAGTAAAGTATTGGAGTATTTATGAAGCCTAAAATGTttgtagttgttttttttgatttattttcttcaaatgtgtaactatttaatttataagagaaattgtgaagtttttttttcctttctattaGATCAacgtgaaacaaaaaaagattaactaCTATCTCAATTTTACATGCATATCACAattttacctattttgtccattagttttaaaatacaTTCAAAGATTTTTGGTCCGTAACTATTGATTATCAAATTCATGAAGGCATAAATTGTGATTGTTTTTAggggcattttcaaaaataccccattttctatgtttttttaaaaaaatacccTTCCATGTTTACCTTTTTTAAGACTACCCCTCTTTAGGTACAAAATGAACAAATTACCTTTTCTTTGAATGacaacaagaatgtacagtcaccaaaatcaaaaaaatttccagccaaaaatgaaaaattttcctgccaaaaataaaaattttcccgccaaaaaaaaaaatttcccgccaaaatcgaaaaattgtcccgccaaattttttgaaatttatacattttaaaaaccttttaaacgcttttaaaaaacttgtaaaatcatttacaaggtgtttaaaaacctt from Camelina sativa cultivar DH55 chromosome 3, Cs, whole genome shotgun sequence includes:
- the LOC104777000 gene encoding probable LRR receptor-like serine/threonine-protein kinase At1g29720 isoform X1, which codes for MEWGSMPYLTKISLAANQLSGKLPPELQNLKNLTFLAVEANNFSGTIPDELGNLTNLITLELASNQFTGSLPTSFAKLVNLEKFRISDNNFTGTIPEYIGNWSRLQRLDIYACGLKGPVPDAVARLENLTELSISDTTGINSFPKLPNKLKHLILRNVNLSGPIPPYIWDMTTLKTLDLSFNKLTGEIQLQNLPKKTYLTGNLLSGNIESGALSNSKSYIDLSYNNFSWSSNCQESNINKYRSSYLKNNLTGILPWAAPIQCNKYQRSLHINCGGENVTITNSFGKTTYQTDNSRQTTSASNQHFGNWGVSNTGDFTDNGSKDDVYSISNTSTLSGDYPHDLYKTARRSALSLVYYAFCLENGAYDVKLHFMELQFLNNELYTHVGRRIFDVYVQDELVLKDFNIKEEANYTLKPVVKSMNVNVTDHLLEIRFYWAGKGTTLIPERGNYGPLISAISLCHHSLEPRCGAEKIKHPMNYLLIMGVLGAFVAILLALGIYARRRWIRHNKKKERDLRAESLQTVCFTWRQLQAATNNFDEANKLGEGGFGSVFKGELSDGTMIAVKQLSSKSCQGNREFVNEIGMISGLNHPNLVKLYGCCVDKDQLLLVYEYMENNSLALALFGKGSLKLDWKARQKICVGIARGLAFLHEGSTMKMVHRDIKTTNVLLDAGLNAKISDFGLARLHESEDSHISTKIAGTIGYMAPEYALWGQLTEKADVYSFGVVAIEIVSGKNNAKQKGSVDHVSLINWALTLQQTGDIMEIIDSKLEGEFNSDEAIRMIKVALICTNSSPSLRPAMSDAVKMLQGEIEIPKVMSDPGLYGENWSMSKLSDFDTHGSSSTSGLTDQTTTTTIKSSVSDLYPLYPQSVIQTPTVE
- the LOC104777000 gene encoding probable LRR receptor-like serine/threonine-protein kinase At1g29720 isoform X3 yields the protein MWIVFSSFLLLFTIITSSLPNITTAASSPALDPDELNALKEIVTTLGITRRLNLSNGYPCPKGKLMTIPEIESVSGMVNTIVCDCSFNKNATCHITELTLRTMSLRGKLPPQLVKLQYLRTIGLARNYLSGTIPMEWGSMPYLTKISLAANQLSGKLPPELQNLKNLTFLAVEANNFSGTIPDELGNLTNLITLELASNQFTGSLPTSFAKLVNLEKFRISDNNFTGTIPEYIGNWSRLQRLDIYACGLKGPVPDAVARLENLTELSISDTTGINSFPKLPNKLKHLILRNVNLSGPIPPYIWDMTTLKTLDLSFNKLTGEIQLQNLPKKTYLTGNLLSGNIESGALSNSKSYIDLSYNNFSWSSNCQESNINKYRSSYLKNNLTGILPWAAPIQCNKYQRSLHINCGGENVTITNSFGKTTYQTDNSRQTTSASNQHFGNWGVSNTGDFTDNGSKDDVYSISNTSTLSGDYPHDLYKTARRSALSLVYYAFCLENGAYDVKLHFMELQFLNNELYTHVGRRIFDVYVQDELVLKDFNIKEEANYTLKPVVKSMNVNVTDHLLEIRFYWAGKGTTLIPERGNYGPLISAISLCHHSLEPRCGAEKIKHPMNYLLIMGVLGAFVAILLALGIYARRRWIRHNKKKERDLRAESLQTVCFTWRQLQAATNNFDEANKLGEGGFGSVFKGELSDGTMIAVKQLSSKSCQGNREFVNEIGMISGLNHPNLVKLYGCCVDKDQLLLVYEYMENNSLALALFGKGSLKLDWKARQKICVGIARGLAFLHEGSTMKMVHRDIKTTNVLLDAGLNAKISDFGLARLHESEDSHISTKIAGTIGYMAPEYALWGQLTEKADVYSFGVVAIEIVSGKNNAKQKGSVDHVSLINWALTLQQTGDIMEIIDSKLEGEFNSDEAIRMIKVALICTNSSPSLRPAMSDAVKMLQGEIEIPKVMSDPGLYGENWSMSKLSDFDTHGSSSTSGLTDQTTTTTIKSSVSDLYPLYPQSVIQTPTVE
- the LOC104777000 gene encoding probable LRR receptor-like serine/threonine-protein kinase At1g29720 isoform X2 gives rise to the protein MTTLKTLDLSFNKLTGEIQLQNLPKKTYLTGNLLSGNIESGALSNSKSYIDLSYNNFSWSSNCQESNINKYRSSYLKNNLTGILPWAAPIQCNKYQRSLHINCGGENVTITNSFGKTTYQTDNSRQTTSASNQHFGNWGVSNTGDFTDNGSKDDVYSISNTSTLSGDYPHDLYKTARRSALSLVYYAFCLENGAYDVKLHFMELQFLNNELYTHVGRRIFDVYVQDELVLKDFNIKEEANYTLKPVVKSMNVNVTDHLLEIRFYWAGKGTTLIPERGNYGPLISAISLCHHSLEPRCGAEKIKHPMNYLLIMGVLGAFVAILLALGIYARRRWIRHNKKKERDLRAESLQTVCFTWRQLQAATNNFDEANKLGEGGFGSVFKGELSDGTMIAVKQLSSKSCQGNREFVNEIGMISGLNHPNLVKLYGCCVDKDQLLLVYEYMENNSLALALFGKGSLKLDWKARQKICVGIARGLAFLHEGSTMKMVHRDIKTTNVLLDAGLNAKISDFGLARLHESEDSHISTKIAGTIGYMAPEYALWGQLTEKADVYSFGVVAIEIVSGKNNAKQKGSVDHVSLINWALTLQQTGDIMEIIDSKLEGEFNSDEAIRMIKVALICTNSSPSLRPAMSDAVKMLQGEIEIPKVMSDPGLYGENWSMSKLSDFDTHGSSSTSGLTDQTTTTTIKSSVSDLYPLYPQSVIQTPTVE